A single Vibrio sp. YMD68 DNA region contains:
- a CDS encoding ABC transporter substrate-binding protein: MKTMKSKLVVAMMAAGLSLSAMAADITVAYDADPVSLDPQEQLSGGTMQLSHMVFDPLVRFNQNMEFEPRLAESWDRVDNETMRFNLRKGVKFHSGNDLTADDVVWTFQRLKASPDFKGIFAPLLSVTKVDDFTVEVKTDGTYPLIENVATYIFPMDSKFYTGTTADGKDKAELVKHGSSFASTNLSGTGPFVVKTREQGVQVEFERFDGYWDTQSPGNVDNIKLVPIKEDATRVAALLSGGVDMIAPVAPNDYKRIQDADNVELFTMPGTRVITFQMNQNSNPALKDVRVRQAIVYATNNEGIAKKVMKGAATAAGQQSPVGFSGHNEALVPRYDLKKAKALMKEAGYENGFSLSMMAPNNRYVNDDKIAQATAAMLSKIGIKVDLKTMPKAQYWPEFDKCAADMMMIGWHPDTEDSGNFTEFLAMTRNADTGKGQYNCGHYSNAEVDALVEASNKETDLAKRGVMLKKVEEILYNEAAFVPLHWQDPSWAAQKNVEIGPIINGMNFPYFGDLVVK; the protein is encoded by the coding sequence ATGAAAACCATGAAAAGCAAACTAGTCGTCGCAATGATGGCTGCTGGTCTTAGCCTTAGCGCTATGGCTGCAGATATTACAGTTGCGTATGACGCCGATCCAGTATCATTGGATCCGCAAGAGCAACTGTCTGGCGGTACAATGCAACTGTCTCACATGGTGTTTGATCCACTAGTACGCTTTAACCAAAATATGGAATTTGAGCCACGTTTGGCAGAGTCTTGGGATCGTGTTGATAACGAAACCATGCGCTTCAACCTTCGTAAAGGTGTGAAATTTCACTCGGGTAACGATCTGACGGCTGATGACGTAGTTTGGACATTCCAACGCCTTAAAGCTTCTCCAGACTTTAAAGGTATCTTTGCACCACTTCTATCGGTGACAAAAGTAGACGATTTCACTGTTGAAGTGAAAACAGATGGTACTTACCCTCTGATTGAAAACGTTGCAACTTACATCTTCCCAATGGACAGCAAGTTCTACACGGGTACCACAGCTGACGGTAAAGACAAAGCTGAGCTTGTGAAGCACGGCAGTTCATTTGCATCGACTAACCTTTCTGGTACTGGCCCATTTGTTGTAAAAACACGTGAGCAAGGCGTACAAGTTGAATTTGAACGTTTTGACGGCTACTGGGATACACAATCTCCAGGTAATGTAGATAACATTAAACTTGTTCCTATCAAAGAAGACGCGACTCGTGTTGCTGCTTTATTGTCGGGCGGTGTTGATATGATTGCTCCTGTTGCGCCAAATGATTACAAGCGAATTCAAGATGCGGATAACGTTGAACTGTTCACTATGCCTGGTACGCGTGTTATCACGTTCCAAATGAACCAGAACAGTAACCCTGCATTGAAAGACGTTCGTGTTCGTCAAGCGATTGTGTATGCGACTAACAATGAAGGTATTGCTAAGAAAGTCATGAAAGGCGCTGCGACGGCTGCAGGTCAGCAAAGCCCTGTGGGTTTCTCTGGCCACAATGAAGCACTTGTGCCTCGTTATGACCTTAAGAAAGCAAAAGCTCTGATGAAAGAAGCAGGTTACGAAAATGGTTTCTCATTATCAATGATGGCACCAAACAACCGTTACGTGAACGACGACAAGATTGCTCAAGCAACAGCGGCAATGCTGTCTAAAATCGGCATCAAAGTGGATTTGAAAACCATGCCTAAAGCGCAATACTGGCCTGAGTTTGATAAGTGTGCAGCAGACATGATGATGATCGGCTGGCACCCAGATACAGAAGATTCAGGTAACTTTACTGAATTCTTGGCAATGACGCGTAACGCTGATACAGGTAAAGGCCAGTATAACTGTGGTCATTACTCAAATGCAGAAGTTGATGCATTGGTAGAAGCTTCAAACAAAGAAACTGATTTAGCAAAACGTGGCGTTATGCTAAAGAAAGTGGAAGAAATATTGTACAACGAAGCAGCGTTCGTTCCTCTACACTGGCAAGATCCATCATGGGCTGCTCAGAAAAATGTAGAAATTGGTCCTATCATCAACGGCATGAACTTCCCTTACTTTGGCGACCTAGTTGTTAAGTAA